A genome region from Nocardia sp. NBC_00565 includes the following:
- a CDS encoding SCP2 sterol-binding domain-containing protein, whose product MTDISADDTSGVDTQLAADLLSNDRGRVKRAIESISAQRLADHLDTDTGTEGLVAAFDLMPTFYRGGLPELAVVRWAVTRPSHGKLERDVELTPDSCTVGEKGAFSSEPAATLTAPAAAFVALACGATRGVELMSRGDLRVAGNVQLAMKMERLFDLEPNATSS is encoded by the coding sequence ATGACCGACATTTCCGCGGACGACACCTCCGGAGTCGATACGCAGCTCGCGGCGGATCTGCTCAGCAATGACCGGGGCCGGGTCAAGCGCGCGATCGAGAGCATCTCCGCGCAGCGGCTCGCGGACCATCTCGATACCGACACCGGCACCGAGGGTTTGGTCGCGGCATTCGATTTGATGCCGACGTTCTATCGCGGCGGGCTGCCAGAGCTCGCGGTGGTCCGCTGGGCCGTGACCCGGCCCTCCCACGGCAAACTCGAACGCGACGTCGAGTTGACCCCCGACAGCTGCACGGTCGGTGAAAAGGGCGCCTTCTCATCGGAACCGGCAGCGACCCTCACCGCGCCCGCGGCGGCGTTCGTCGCGCTGGCCTGCGGCGCGACGCGTGGTGTCGAATTGATGTCGCGCGGTGATCTTCGGGTGGCGGGCAATGTGCAGCTCGCGATGAAGATGGAGCGCCTATTCGATCTCGAACCGAATGCCACGTCGTCATGA
- a CDS encoding DUF1702 family protein, translating to MTALRVLRRILPVPTQADALFARRGFPTSAPITSTLEQVGVQVIRGFEMGADIADIDDLAAALDHIDPFYRSLAYEGAVTALVTRDLIGLRRRNLARQFVEGPGAPHAYMAYVGYGLLMPRLPRFLWRRCRPHLGDDAVLSHLTWLAADGFGFDGAYFQTARWIDRQWRPKPYSWDGDSSYFLRAVDQGVGRALYFVNDADLEAIANRIERMDPGRRADMWSGIGAAIAYLGGVAETDVHTAQRRAGRAVADMAQGAAFAIKARAHAGYVPDCSVSAARVLCNSDVDAVVAVVDEASTQPFGTGEPGYEQWRRRLRERLTPPTVLGVDRQPADLPRGA from the coding sequence GTGACAGCACTTCGCGTTCTTCGCCGAATACTGCCGGTACCCACCCAGGCCGACGCATTGTTCGCACGCCGTGGGTTCCCGACATCGGCACCGATAACCAGCACGCTCGAACAGGTTGGCGTGCAGGTGATCCGGGGTTTCGAGATGGGCGCTGATATTGCCGACATCGATGACCTCGCAGCGGCTCTCGACCATATCGACCCGTTCTATCGCAGCCTGGCCTACGAAGGGGCGGTGACCGCGCTCGTCACCCGCGACCTCATCGGCCTTCGGCGGCGAAACCTGGCCCGGCAATTCGTCGAAGGTCCAGGTGCCCCACACGCCTATATGGCCTACGTCGGCTATGGGCTGCTGATGCCACGCCTGCCGAGGTTCCTGTGGCGACGGTGCAGGCCGCACCTCGGCGACGATGCCGTGTTGTCGCATCTGACCTGGCTGGCGGCCGACGGATTCGGTTTCGACGGAGCGTATTTCCAGACGGCACGATGGATCGATAGGCAGTGGCGGCCCAAGCCGTATTCGTGGGACGGTGACAGTTCCTACTTCCTGCGCGCCGTCGATCAGGGCGTCGGACGGGCGTTGTACTTCGTCAACGACGCGGATCTGGAGGCGATCGCCAACCGGATCGAGCGTATGGATCCAGGCCGTCGGGCCGACATGTGGAGCGGCATCGGTGCCGCCATCGCCTATCTCGGTGGAGTCGCGGAGACCGACGTACACACAGCGCAGCGACGTGCCGGGCGCGCGGTCGCGGACATGGCACAGGGTGCCGCGTTCGCGATCAAGGCCCGAGCCCATGCCGGGTACGTACCGGATTGCTCGGTGTCGGCGGCCCGAGTGCTCTGTAATTCCGATGTCGATGCGGTCGTCGCGGTCGTCGACGAGGCCAGCACACAACCGTTCGGCACGGGCGAGCCCGGTTACGAGCAATGGCGACGCCGATTACGCGAGCGGCTCACGCCACCAACGGTGTTGGGCGTGGACCGACAACCGGCCGATCTACCACGAGGAGCTTAG
- a CDS encoding ABC transporter permease produces the protein MLLHTTARVLTQIRHDRRTVGLLLVVPSVLLTLLRFVFDGRPDIFDQLGLMLLGIFPYVSMFMVTSVAMLRERTTGTLERLMSTPLSKMDLLLGYGLAFAVVAVVQAAVAATVAYQFLGLESQGSIAAVLLIVIATAVLGSSTGLLTSAFAQSEFQAMQFMPALVIPQLLLCGLVWPREDMAGFLQGLSNVVPLRYAAQGLTEIGTYPHPTTTMWIDLVVVTAFAAASLLTGAVTLRRRSS, from the coding sequence ATGCTGTTGCATACCACCGCGCGTGTTCTCACCCAGATTCGACATGACCGCCGCACGGTGGGCCTGCTGCTGGTGGTGCCCAGTGTGCTGTTGACCTTGCTGCGCTTCGTCTTCGACGGTCGCCCGGACATCTTCGACCAGTTGGGATTGATGCTGCTCGGCATCTTTCCGTACGTGTCGATGTTCATGGTCACCAGCGTTGCCATGCTGCGCGAACGCACTACCGGCACGTTGGAACGACTCATGAGCACGCCACTGTCGAAGATGGATCTGCTGCTCGGCTACGGACTGGCATTCGCCGTGGTGGCCGTGGTGCAGGCGGCGGTGGCCGCCACGGTCGCCTATCAGTTCCTCGGGCTCGAATCGCAGGGGTCCATCGCAGCGGTGTTGCTGATCGTCATCGCAACGGCCGTGCTCGGCTCGTCGACGGGTTTGCTGACCAGTGCGTTCGCGCAGTCGGAGTTCCAGGCCATGCAGTTCATGCCCGCGTTGGTGATCCCGCAGCTGCTGCTCTGCGGTCTCGTCTGGCCGCGGGAGGACATGGCCGGATTCTTGCAAGGGCTGAGCAACGTCGTGCCGCTGCGCTACGCCGCGCAGGGGCTCACCGAGATCGGCACGTATCCACACCCGACCACCACGATGTGGATCGACCTGGTGGTCGTGACAGCGTTCGCCGCGGCCTCCTTGCTCACCGGCGCGGTAACGCTACGCCGCCGCAGTTCGTAA
- a CDS encoding ABC transporter ATP-binding protein: protein MNSPDASSSSYAIDAQSVTVRRKRKTILDDISFTVGRGTVTGLLGPSGCGKTTLMRTVVGVQRFSSGTITVLGHPAGHRRLRRDVGYVTQSPSIYDDLTVRQNVRYFGVMYGAKAESVDRAIEEVGLPTYRDTLAAKLSGGQRARVSLACALIARPKLLVLDEPTVGLDPVLRRDLWAAFHNLADGGTTLLVSSHVMDEAERCDRLLLMREGSVLADSDPAGLLRQTGAESLEGAFLRLIESTDGNLQPTTATHVSDHQVSDNIRPEVTL, encoded by the coding sequence ATGAATTCGCCGGATGCCAGTTCGTCGTCGTATGCCATCGACGCTCAATCGGTGACCGTGCGGCGGAAGCGGAAAACGATCCTCGACGATATCTCGTTCACCGTCGGCCGGGGCACGGTGACGGGGTTGCTCGGGCCGAGCGGCTGCGGCAAGACAACACTGATGCGCACTGTTGTCGGCGTGCAGCGGTTCTCGTCGGGCACGATCACCGTGCTCGGCCACCCGGCGGGGCATCGGCGGCTGCGCCGTGACGTCGGATACGTGACCCAGTCGCCGTCGATCTACGACGATCTGACCGTCCGACAGAATGTTCGCTACTTCGGCGTGATGTACGGGGCGAAGGCCGAGTCCGTGGATCGGGCCATCGAAGAGGTCGGGCTGCCCACCTACCGAGACACATTGGCCGCCAAGCTCTCCGGCGGGCAGCGTGCGCGGGTGTCGCTGGCGTGCGCGCTCATCGCTCGACCCAAGTTGTTGGTGCTCGACGAGCCCACCGTCGGCCTCGACCCGGTGCTGCGCCGTGACCTGTGGGCCGCGTTCCACAATCTGGCCGATGGCGGCACAACGTTGTTGGTGTCCAGTCACGTGATGGACGAGGCCGAACGCTGTGATCGGCTCCTTCTCATGCGAGAGGGCAGCGTGCTCGCCGACTCCGACCCCGCGGGCTTGCTGAGGCAAACCGGAGCTGAGTCCCTGGAGGGCGCCTTCCTCCGGCTGATCGAGTCCACCGACGGAAACCTGCAGCCCACCACCGCAACTCACGTCTCGGATCATCAGGTTTCCGACAATATCCGGCCGGAGGTCACCCTGTGA
- a CDS encoding beta-ketoacyl-[acyl-carrier-protein] synthase family protein: MSAPSRPQAVTERRRVAITGIGVVSPVGNYPGVLWDNLLASRSGVKPITTFDVSTKRVRIAATVDDFTATDWMERRDAIRFDRFCQLAMAASDLALKDAGELSADPSDVAVIIASALGGADTIRSTVGNDPDGDRIPPTFIPVSMSNVAASVVAQRHDFGGPSYSPSSACASSADAVGQGMRMIRDGYADACVVGGSEACVNPVIISGFASMRALSRRNDSPGQAARPFDADRDGFVLGEGAAVLVLEDMDRALARGATVYAEIAGYGQTNDSHHLTAPRADGSSAARAIRTALRDAGIATTDVDYINAHGTGTVLNDRAEMAALRAVFGADLAKTVVGSTKSMTGHLLGAGGALEAAVAALAVKTSVIPPSVNLDQVAEDCAGASFISAPTDADVAAVLTNSFAFGGHNSSLVLRRNDPYRTEE; the protein is encoded by the coding sequence ATGAGCGCGCCGAGCCGGCCGCAAGCGGTGACCGAGCGGCGCAGGGTCGCCATCACCGGGATCGGTGTGGTGTCGCCAGTGGGGAATTATCCCGGCGTGCTGTGGGACAACCTGCTCGCGAGTCGTTCGGGCGTCAAGCCCATCACCACGTTCGACGTCTCGACCAAGCGGGTTCGGATCGCCGCGACGGTCGACGATTTCACGGCGACGGACTGGATGGAGCGCAGGGACGCCATACGGTTCGATCGTTTCTGTCAGCTCGCGATGGCAGCCTCCGACCTGGCACTCAAAGACGCTGGTGAGCTCAGTGCCGATCCGTCGGACGTTGCGGTGATCATCGCCAGCGCACTCGGCGGGGCCGACACGATTCGCAGCACAGTCGGCAACGACCCGGACGGTGACCGGATCCCACCGACCTTCATCCCCGTATCAATGTCCAATGTCGCCGCCTCGGTGGTGGCCCAACGCCACGATTTCGGCGGGCCGAGCTACTCGCCGAGCAGCGCGTGCGCGTCCTCGGCCGACGCGGTCGGCCAGGGCATGCGGATGATCAGAGACGGATACGCCGACGCGTGCGTCGTCGGCGGATCCGAAGCCTGCGTCAATCCCGTTATCATTTCCGGCTTCGCCAGCATGCGGGCGCTGTCGCGGCGCAACGACAGTCCAGGGCAGGCCGCGCGCCCCTTCGACGCCGACCGCGACGGCTTCGTGTTGGGCGAAGGCGCGGCGGTGCTGGTTCTCGAGGACATGGATCGCGCTCTCGCGCGGGGAGCGACCGTATACGCCGAAATCGCAGGCTACGGTCAAACGAACGACAGCCACCATCTGACCGCACCGCGGGCCGATGGTTCCAGCGCCGCTCGGGCGATCCGCACCGCGCTGCGCGATGCGGGCATCGCGACAACCGATGTGGACTACATCAACGCACACGGCACCGGCACAGTCCTCAACGACCGCGCGGAAATGGCCGCGCTACGTGCTGTTTTCGGTGCCGATCTCGCGAAAACCGTGGTGGGTTCCACCAAGTCCATGACCGGTCACCTGCTCGGTGCGGGCGGCGCGTTGGAGGCCGCCGTTGCCGCGCTGGCCGTCAAGACATCGGTGATCCCGCCGTCGGTCAATCTCGACCAGGTGGCCGAGGACTGCGCGGGCGCGTCGTTCATCTCGGCGCCGACCGACGCCGATGTCGCTGCCGTGCTGACGAATTCCTTTGCATTCGGCGGGCACAACTCGTCATTGGTGCTGCGTCGCAACGACCCTTACCGCACAGAGGAGTAG
- a CDS encoding DUF3237 domain-containing protein, whose amino-acid sequence MELKFEGEVTASLHPPRMVGNTPHGIRMFIEVGEGKLEGARINGRVLPGGGDWVLIGTDQWARADVRVQFETDDGAIIYAQFDGLIEMTDAVQTAFADGVPTAFEDQYFRVLPRLETGDPDYEWVNQTLFVGEGRFTEGFGLQYRFYRIT is encoded by the coding sequence ATGGAACTGAAGTTCGAAGGTGAAGTCACCGCGTCATTGCATCCTCCTCGCATGGTGGGCAATACCCCGCACGGAATTCGCATGTTCATCGAAGTCGGTGAGGGAAAGCTGGAGGGTGCGCGCATCAACGGGCGAGTGCTGCCCGGCGGTGGTGACTGGGTGCTGATCGGCACCGACCAGTGGGCGCGCGCCGATGTGCGCGTGCAATTCGAGACCGACGACGGTGCGATCATCTACGCCCAATTCGATGGGCTGATCGAGATGACCGACGCCGTGCAGACAGCGTTCGCGGACGGGGTGCCCACCGCATTCGAGGACCAGTATTTCCGGGTGCTGCCGCGTCTGGAGACCGGTGATCCCGACTACGAATGGGTCAACCAGACGCTTTTCGTCGGTGAGGGCCGATTTACCGAAGGCTTCGGTCTGCAGTACCGCTTCTACCGGATCACCTGA